From the Martelella mediterranea DSM 17316 genome, one window contains:
- a CDS encoding ISAs1 family transposase, whose translation MDGFASLFGSVPDPRAANVRYSLNSVLFIALAAVLCGAETCQDMADFGVSKHKLLKEIVPLPYGTPSHDVFSNVFRHIDPEAFETVFARFAQAFAKSISGVIAIDGKAVRGAYKRGDKASPLHLVNIWAADQRMVIGQQLAPGRSEVKGVLQALSCLSLDGCIVTADALHCRADTASAILKTGADYALALKGNQPGLLNRAIALLEKESNPDRAEKADGKAHDRTETRRAVIVKAEGMDFPGVKAIARLESIRVEPDGRQTRHIRHFLLSRSVSATAFLDIARAHWTIENQLHWVLDVAFCEDAARNRKDHGPRNLSILRKLALNIIRHHPDKASIRRKMKKAGWDDTFLISMIAHMR comes from the coding sequence TTCGGGTCGGTTCCGGACCCTCGGGCGGCCAATGTCCGCTATTCGCTGAACAGCGTTTTGTTCATTGCCTTGGCCGCGGTGCTGTGCGGGGCCGAAACCTGTCAGGACATGGCCGACTTTGGCGTCTCCAAGCACAAGCTTTTGAAGGAGATCGTGCCTCTGCCTTACGGCACTCCCAGTCACGACGTTTTCTCGAATGTTTTCAGACATATCGACCCTGAGGCTTTCGAAACGGTCTTTGCACGCTTCGCGCAGGCTTTCGCAAAATCCATCAGCGGCGTCATCGCCATCGACGGCAAGGCCGTGCGCGGGGCCTACAAACGCGGCGACAAGGCCTCGCCCCTGCATCTGGTCAACATCTGGGCCGCCGACCAGCGCATGGTCATCGGCCAGCAGCTCGCGCCGGGCCGCAGTGAAGTCAAAGGCGTTCTGCAAGCTCTTTCATGCTTGTCGCTGGATGGCTGCATCGTCACGGCTGACGCGCTGCATTGCAGGGCAGACACAGCCTCTGCCATTCTCAAGACCGGCGCCGACTATGCGCTTGCACTCAAGGGCAACCAACCGGGCCTTCTCAACCGGGCGATCGCCCTGCTTGAAAAGGAAAGCAACCCCGACAGAGCCGAAAAGGCCGATGGCAAGGCCCATGACAGAACCGAAACCCGACGCGCCGTCATCGTCAAGGCGGAAGGAATGGATTTTCCCGGCGTCAAGGCGATCGCACGGCTTGAAAGCATCCGGGTGGAGCCCGATGGCCGGCAAACGCGTCACATCCGACATTTCCTGCTGTCCAGGTCAGTCAGCGCTACCGCCTTTCTGGACATCGCCAGAGCGCACTGGACGATCGAGAACCAACTGCACTGGGTGCTCGACGTCGCCTTCTGCGAAGACGCCGCCAGAAACCGAAAGGATCACGGGCCCCGGAACCTCTCGATCCTTCGCAAGCTCGCTCTCAACATCATCCGACACCACCCGGACAAGGCGTCCATCCGGCGCAAAATGAAAAAAGCCGGATGGGACGATACCTTCCTAATCTCAATGATCGCTCATATGCGATAG
- a CDS encoding DUF6101 family protein, which yields MTNTQVLRGRDDTVLRIDPAYFPQKFSYTAKGTDARIAVKLDTRGAVVRRNLPSSNLPFSIALPGRAFKGVAARAVAHVDGAITVTLELHHADPELCIPLLVAHDLEAIVADWQEWALLYDIPMLMVEADGAARAVDFQPHRVTAANDEAGPRRRKATRPNPRLTVRMEDGKLGVALKVAGRAVAA from the coding sequence ATGACGAATACGCAAGTTTTGAGGGGGCGGGATGATACGGTTCTGAGAATCGACCCCGCATATTTTCCGCAGAAATTCTCCTACACGGCCAAGGGCACCGATGCCCGCATCGCCGTCAAGCTCGATACCCGCGGCGCGGTGGTGCGGCGCAACCTGCCGTCGAGCAACCTGCCGTTCTCGATCGCGCTTCCGGGCCGGGCTTTCAAGGGCGTTGCCGCCCGCGCGGTGGCCCATGTCGATGGCGCGATCACGGTGACGCTGGAGCTGCATCACGCCGATCCGGAACTGTGCATTCCGCTGCTCGTCGCCCATGATCTCGAGGCGATCGTGGCCGACTGGCAGGAATGGGCGCTGCTTTATGATATTCCGATGCTGATGGTCGAAGCCGATGGCGCCGCTCGCGCGGTCGATTTCCAGCCGCACCGGGTGACGGCTGCCAACGATGAAGCCGGCCCGCGTCGCCGCAAGGCGACTCGACCCAACCCGCGTCTGACGGTGCGGATGGAAGACGGCAAGCTCGGCGTTGCCCTCAAGGTTGCGGGTCGCGCGGTCGCGGCCTGA
- the ubiA gene encoding 4-hydroxybenzoate octaprenyltransferase — protein MSNIFEDNGRVVDAPSDNFVYRLLPPSLWPYAQLARWDRPIGWQLLLWPCLWSAAMAAGVTADAGAFRPGQFIAHCLLFWLGAVAMRGAGCTYNDLVDHDIDNQVARTRSRPLPSGRVTRRQAKIFILLQALTGLAVLLCFNLFTIVLAISSLAIVAIYPFAKRFTDWPQFVLGLAFSWGALVGWAAVFGALSGPALLVYVAAVLWTIGYDTIYAHQDKEDDALIGVRSTARLFGDNTKPWLIGFYGVMLVLMAIAFRGAGLGWPAFAGLAVGGGMLFWQILVLDIEDGDQCKRLFLANHHVGIAIFAGLVAAIFIG, from the coding sequence ATGAGCAATATTTTCGAGGATAACGGCCGCGTGGTCGACGCGCCGTCGGATAATTTCGTCTACCGGCTGCTGCCGCCTTCGCTGTGGCCCTATGCCCAGCTCGCCCGCTGGGACCGGCCGATCGGCTGGCAGTTGCTGTTGTGGCCGTGCCTTTGGTCGGCGGCGATGGCCGCTGGCGTGACGGCGGATGCCGGCGCCTTTCGGCCCGGCCAGTTTATCGCCCATTGTCTGCTGTTCTGGCTCGGCGCCGTCGCCATGCGCGGGGCGGGCTGCACCTATAATGATCTGGTCGATCACGACATCGACAATCAGGTGGCGAGAACCCGTTCGCGGCCGCTGCCCTCCGGCCGGGTGACCCGCCGCCAGGCGAAGATTTTCATCCTGCTGCAGGCGCTCACCGGACTTGCGGTGCTGCTCTGCTTCAACCTCTTCACGATCGTACTGGCGATCTCCTCGCTTGCGATCGTCGCGATCTACCCCTTCGCCAAGCGCTTCACCGACTGGCCGCAATTCGTGCTGGGGCTCGCCTTTTCCTGGGGCGCGCTGGTGGGATGGGCGGCGGTGTTCGGCGCGCTGTCGGGGCCGGCGCTGCTCGTCTATGTCGCCGCGGTTCTCTGGACCATCGGCTATGACACGATCTACGCGCATCAGGACAAGGAAGATGATGCCCTTATCGGCGTGCGCTCCACGGCGCGTCTGTTCGGCGACAACACCAAGCCCTGGCTGATCGGCTTTTACGGCGTGATGCTGGTGTTGATGGCGATTGCCTTCCGGGGAGCCGGGCTTGGCTGGCCAGCCTTTGCCGGGCTCGCGGTCGGCGGCGGCATGCTGTTTTGGCAGATCTTGGTACTCGATATCGAGGATGGCGACCAGTGCAAGCGGCTGTTTCTTGCCAACCACCATGTTGGCATCGCGATCTTCGCCGGACTGGTGGCCGCGATCTTCATTGGCTGA